TAGGACTGCTGCGTCCCACTTATCGGTTGGATCATTTGTCCCAGGTGCTGCTGACGTTTGGACTGGCTTACATGCTGCACGACCTGGTGCGCTGGATCTGGGGCTCGAATGTCCAATCCCTGCCGCTGCCGATTGGGCTGAGCGGATCTGTCGAACTGTTCGGACAGACGTTTCCGCTCTACCGGCTGCTGGTGATGGCCGGAGGGTTTGCCATCGCTTTGATCATGTGGTTGCTGCAGGAAAAAACACGCTGGGGTGCGATCATCCGCGCCGGCCTCAGCAACAAGGAGATGGTCAGCGGGCTGGGGATCAATATCAAACTGGTCTACACGATCGTTTTTGCTGTAGGCGGTCTGCTGGCGGGGCTGGGCGGTGTTGCAGCCGCACCGATTCTGGGGCTTTCGCCGGGTATGGAGTTTGAGATCCTGATCCTTTCCCTGGTCATCCTCGTCGTCGGCGGTCTCGGATCGATCACCGGAACCCTGGTCGCCAGCATCGTTGTCGGTCTGGTCGAGACGTTCGGCAAGGTGATGTTTCCGCAGCTCAGCCTGATCATCATCTTTGGATTCATGGCGGTTGTCTTGCTCGTTAAACCTACAGGACTTCTGGGAAAGCAGGTGAGTGGATGAGCAGTCGAATCGGCAGAGGGCTGGGATATGCCATCCTGTTTCTGCTGTTAGCGTCGATTCCGTATGCCGTTTCCAGCTATTTTGTCAGTATTGTGACGGAAATTCTGATCCTTGGCATCTTTGCGCTGAGCCTGAACATTCTGGTCGGTTACACGGGGCTCGTTTCGTTGGGACACGCCGCCTATTTCGGTGTGGGGGCCTACACCACAAGCCTGTTTGCGATTCACATATCCCCCAACCTGTTTGTCTCATTGTTGGCCGGGCTGATCGTGTCAGGCGTCGTCGCCGCCGTTGTCGGTTTTTTCTGCAACCGGGTGAGCGGATTCTACTTTTTAATGCTCACCCTGGCGTTTTCCCAGATGGTGTACGTGTTGG
This portion of the Effusibacillus pohliae DSM 22757 genome encodes:
- a CDS encoding branched-chain amino acid ABC transporter permease — protein: MDMIAIQLVNGLSYGLLLFLITSGLSLIFGMLGVLNLAHGSLYMVGAYLALTITRNVSGDFVTALLVAPVLVALLCLLLEVGLLRPTYRLDHLSQVLLTFGLAYMLHDLVRWIWGSNVQSLPLPIGLSGSVELFGQTFPLYRLLVMAGGFAIALIMWLLQEKTRWGAIIRAGLSNKEMVSGLGINIKLVYTIVFAVGGLLAGLGGVAAAPILGLSPGMEFEILILSLVILVVGGLGSITGTLVASIVVGLVETFGKVMFPQLSLIIIFGFMAVVLLVKPTGLLGKQVSG